One stretch of Methanoculleus sp. SDB DNA includes these proteins:
- a CDS encoding phosphohydrolase, which produces MKIIKDPVHGYVEVSEALLPVLDSPPVQRLRYIRQLGFSHLVYPGANHTRFEHALGTMHLASLLCHKLDLDADDRVLVTTAALLHDIGHGPYSHATEVLMREYTGRTHTDIGPVLCDEALSVQCEALGTDPGEIAAIVQGNHRLAGIIHGELDVDRMDYLLRDAHYTGVPYGTVDAHRLIHSIMLTDSGIVLDESGINAAESLLIARTLMRPAVYFHHVGRIAERMILHAAIEHMSITGIDQTGRLLAMDDAAFIRELCTSPSPVAQEITGRVLHRRLFKRALWAGRDLVNAPALQGRTGIAGERTIAAEIAEKAGVDAGSVLVDIPPFPTTMSVEVQVTNRHDLVDLEQISPLVKTLNDTRRSQWRMGVYAPPDIRDRVAVAAADVLHLKKPTKQDKLSI; this is translated from the coding sequence ATGAAAATCATCAAGGACCCCGTTCACGGCTATGTAGAGGTGAGCGAAGCCCTTCTTCCCGTTCTCGATTCCCCGCCGGTCCAGCGTCTCCGGTATATCAGGCAGCTGGGATTTTCCCATCTCGTCTACCCGGGCGCCAATCATACACGGTTCGAGCATGCCCTCGGGACGATGCACCTGGCGTCGCTGCTCTGCCATAAGCTGGACCTTGATGCGGACGACCGTGTTCTCGTCACCACCGCCGCCCTTCTCCACGACATCGGCCACGGACCGTATTCGCATGCAACCGAGGTGCTGATGCGGGAGTATACGGGCAGGACCCACACGGATATCGGGCCTGTCCTGTGCGATGAAGCCCTCTCGGTGCAGTGTGAGGCGCTGGGCACGGACCCCGGTGAGATTGCCGCCATCGTGCAGGGCAACCACCGGCTCGCGGGAATCATTCACGGTGAGCTCGACGTGGACCGGATGGACTACCTCCTTCGCGATGCACACTATACGGGGGTGCCATACGGGACGGTGGACGCACACCGGCTGATTCACAGCATCATGCTGACGGATTCGGGGATCGTCCTTGATGAATCGGGAATCAACGCCGCAGAGTCGCTGCTGATTGCGCGGACGCTGATGCGGCCTGCCGTCTACTTCCATCACGTGGGCAGGATTGCCGAACGCATGATCCTCCACGCCGCCATAGAGCACATGAGCATTACGGGCATCGACCAGACAGGCAGGCTGCTTGCCATGGACGATGCGGCATTTATCAGGGAGTTGTGCACCTCGCCGTCGCCCGTGGCGCAGGAGATCACCGGCCGGGTACTGCACCGCCGCCTCTTCAAGAGAGCGCTCTGGGCCGGCCGCGACCTTGTCAATGCCCCCGCATTGCAGGGACGGACCGGAATTGCCGGGGAGCGGACGATCGCAGCTGAGATCGCGGAGAAAGCCGGTGTCGATGCGGGCTCCGTGCTCGTGGACATCCCGCCGTTTCCCACAACAATGTCGGTGGAGGTGCAGGTGACCAACCGGCACGATCTGGTGGATCTCGAACAGATATCGCCGCTCGTTAAAACGCTCAACGACACGCGGCGCAGCCAGTGGCGGATGGGCGTGTACGCTCCCCCGGACATCCGGGATAGGGTCGCCGTGGCGGCCGCCGATGTCCTTCACCTCAAAAAACCCACGAAACAGGACAAACTCAGCATATAA
- a CDS encoding aromatic acid decarboxylase, with product MTKRYVVGITGASGIIYARRLLEVLCEKAEVYIIITEMGRRIAEYEGIDLAGFDAVYEENTDMFAEIASGSFRYDGMIILPCSMKTLASITAGVAGNLLTRAADVCLKEKRTCILMPREMPLSRIHLRNMLAADEAGATVMVTSPGFYTRPETIDDLVDMVVARALDHLGVEHHLSTRWSGYP from the coding sequence ATGACAAAACGATACGTAGTCGGAATCACCGGGGCAAGCGGTATTATCTACGCACGTCGCCTTCTGGAAGTGCTGTGCGAGAAGGCGGAGGTCTATATCATCATTACGGAGATGGGCCGGCGCATCGCCGAGTACGAGGGCATCGATCTCGCCGGATTCGATGCCGTCTATGAGGAAAACACCGATATGTTTGCCGAGATCGCGAGCGGATCGTTTCGGTACGACGGCATGATCATCCTCCCGTGCAGCATGAAGACGCTCGCCTCGATTACCGCGGGCGTGGCCGGCAACCTCCTGACACGCGCCGCGGATGTCTGCCTGAAGGAGAAAAGGACCTGCATCCTGATGCCGCGGGAGATGCCGCTCTCCCGCATCCACCTGCGAAACATGCTTGCCGCGGACGAAGCGGGAGCCACCGTGATGGTGACGAGCCCCGGTTTTTATACCCGCCCGGAGACAATCGACGATCTGGTCGACATGGTCGTGGCACGCGCCCTGGACCATCTCGGTGTCGAGCACCACCTGAGTACGCGCTGGAGCGGATATCCATGA
- a CDS encoding general stress protein: MKKIAVLLTHLFEDSEFLYPTDAFRRIGHLIVPIGVKRDEMVWGKTDHTPVKIERAVAEVSVADFDALLIPGGYSPDKLRVHEEIVGFVRAFVESGKPVFMICHGPQLLITAGVLGGRRVTGYASIVQDIKNAGATFVDAEVVEDGNLISSRDPRDLAAFTKAALARLG; encoded by the coding sequence ATGAAAAAAATTGCCGTACTGCTCACCCATCTCTTTGAGGATTCCGAATTTCTGTACCCGACCGACGCTTTTCGAAGAATCGGCCATTTAATCGTCCCGATCGGCGTGAAACGCGATGAAATGGTATGGGGCAAAACCGATCATACGCCCGTGAAGATCGAGCGGGCGGTTGCCGAGGTCTCGGTTGCCGATTTCGATGCCCTGCTGATACCGGGCGGATACTCGCCCGACAAGCTGCGTGTCCACGAAGAGATCGTCGGTTTCGTGCGTGCTTTCGTCGAAAGCGGCAAACCCGTCTTCATGATCTGCCACGGGCCGCAGCTGCTGATTACCGCGGGGGTGCTCGGCGGCCGCCGGGTAACCGGCTACGCCTCGATCGTTCAGGACATCAAAAACGCCGGTGCCACCTTCGTCGATGCGGAGGTCGTGGAGGACGGAAACCTGATTTCGAGCAGAGACCCCCGGGATCTTGCAGCGTTTACGAAGGCTGCGCTCGCCCGCCTGGGCTGA
- a CDS encoding thymidylate synthase, whose product MYNVRSHCIGKAHEEVIRAILKYGVFLMTEDGEKTLELPEPLNIHIGNPFAEYMVSPHNMFGKQAMQQYASDLLSGSESDFVYTYHDRLFDYPRELGEGFSGDGDGNGIDQIDYIIRKIRDEPTTRRALGITWFPVKDGTSAHPPCLQRIQCLARDGKLNMHMEFRSNDMLSALGANMYALAHLQKHIADSLGLLPGWYSHTSVSAHLYYERDREELMRYVNGLSLREWVRDFPSAELLGLR is encoded by the coding sequence ATGTATAACGTTCGCAGCCACTGCATCGGCAAGGCACACGAGGAAGTGATCAGGGCTATTCTTAAATATGGCGTGTTCCTGATGACGGAGGACGGGGAGAAGACGCTGGAACTTCCGGAACCGCTGAATATTCACATCGGGAATCCGTTCGCCGAGTATATGGTCAGCCCCCACAACATGTTCGGGAAGCAGGCGATGCAGCAGTACGCGAGCGATCTGCTCTCCGGCTCGGAGAGCGATTTCGTGTACACCTACCACGACCGGCTCTTTGACTATCCCCGCGAGTTGGGAGAGGGGTTCTCCGGCGACGGCGACGGGAACGGGATCGACCAGATCGACTACATCATCCGCAAAATCAGGGACGAGCCGACGACACGGCGGGCGCTCGGCATCACCTGGTTCCCGGTAAAAGACGGCACGTCCGCTCACCCGCCCTGCCTCCAGCGGATCCAGTGCCTTGCCCGCGACGGAAAGCTCAACATGCACATGGAGTTCCGCTCAAACGACATGCTCTCGGCGCTCGGCGCGAACATGTACGCGCTCGCCCACCTGCAGAAACATATCGCGGACAGCCTCGGGCTTCTGCCGGGATGGTACTCCCATACCTCGGTCTCCGCCCATCTCTACTATGAACGAGACCGCGAGGAACTGATGCGGTATGTAAACGGGCTGTCCCTGCGGGAATGGGTGCGGGACTTCCCTTCCGCGGAGCTGCTCGGGCTCCGCTAA
- a CDS encoding DNA polymerase II large subunit (unique DNA polymerase that is similar to eukaryotic polymerases; forms a heterodimer of the small and large subunits; possesses polymerization and 3' to 5' exonuclease activities), producing the protein MQGPAASPDVDAYFRTLAEGLAGALAVAGQARKHGTDPRLEVEIPVANDLADRVEALLGYTGVAVRLRELESVMSREEAALKIGDDFVDRRFGETTREEILDHAIRTAMALLTEGVVAAPTEGIAKVGIGRNDDGSEYLKIYYAGPIRSAGGTAQALSVLVGDYVRRSLGINRYIPRPEEVERYIEEIRQYNNIMSLQYVPSERELRLIIENCPVCIDGEPTESQEVSGYRNLERVETNVVRGGMALVIAEGLALKAPKVQKNVRKMKIEGWAWLDELLAGASAKGGDDDDGPGAAIKPKDKYIRDLIGGRPVFAYPMRKGGFRLRYGRSRNTGFAAAGFNPATLHILGDFLAVGTQMKVERPGKAAGVVPVDTIEGPTVLLKNGDLLRIDDAKEAVRLSKQIDEILDVGEMLVSFGEFLENNHPLVPASYCEEWWLLEGGIKPPADELEAIAMALGGGYLHPRWTYMWDDLTPGQILELSDRVAEHGSVAGGVLSLPLSSGAKPLLEELLVPHQVREGIVRIGEPYVLLACLGLSSQCVKRAVWNDAPDGSPLALVMHCAGFSMRSKAGTRIGGRMGRPGKSKPREMRPPPHTLFPVGDAGGSRRSLQEAGSSKAYSNQDGGIIAVDVGRRRCPACGAVAFKNLCECGSHTEPVYLCPRCHRETTEERCPACDVPAECMQTINLNVRAEYAEALAALGMRESDLKLVKGVKGMISRERTVEALEKGLLRAKHEIFVFKDGTIRYDMIDLPLTHIRPHEIGVSVDRLRELGYSRDIHGEPLVHDDQVLELRHQDILVSEDCGNFLVRVATFVDEMLEKIYGLPPYYGVSTKEELVGHLLMGLAPHTSAGVLARLIGFSRANVGYAHPFFHAAKRRNCFAGETEIRVYDGHAWHDTPIREFVLENFDVSRPGIDRAGTYYSDPLQPYYVPSLDAHGTVRLRRVTSVSVHKAPATLIRFGTRRGRSVTVTPEHTMLVSDLGYIRRLKAMELAEGDCIPLFEGGAMITDRVAERTVLESAEEFVYCVTVAEDHTLVANGIFTGQCDGDEDCIMLLLDGLINFSRSYLPETRGGSMDAPLVLTSRIDPSEIDKESHNVDACTTYPLELYTKALEYAHPRDLAGIIDHVENRLGTPAQFEGIGFTHDTSDISAGPHESMYTILTTMLEKLDAELDLAKRIRAVDEDDVAERVLNTHFIRDLMGNLNAFSRQKMRCTRCNAKYRRMPIAGKCTRCGGNVIQTVHEGSVKKYLEMSRRICEEYAVSEYTKQRVEVLSMAIESTFGTPSEQQLGLGDFM; encoded by the coding sequence ATGCAGGGGCCGGCAGCATCTCCCGACGTGGACGCATATTTCAGGACGCTTGCGGAGGGGCTGGCCGGGGCGCTTGCCGTCGCAGGGCAGGCGCGGAAGCACGGGACCGACCCCCGGCTGGAAGTGGAGATCCCGGTCGCAAACGACCTTGCCGACCGGGTGGAGGCCCTCCTCGGGTATACGGGTGTCGCCGTCCGGCTGCGCGAACTGGAATCCGTGATGTCGCGTGAGGAGGCGGCATTGAAGATCGGCGACGACTTTGTCGACAGAAGGTTCGGCGAGACGACACGCGAGGAGATCCTCGATCACGCGATCCGTACCGCGATGGCGCTTCTCACCGAGGGCGTCGTGGCGGCCCCCACCGAGGGGATCGCGAAGGTCGGGATCGGCAGGAACGACGACGGATCCGAGTACCTGAAGATCTATTATGCGGGCCCCATCCGGAGTGCGGGAGGAACGGCGCAGGCGCTCTCCGTGCTTGTCGGGGATTATGTCAGGCGGTCGCTCGGGATTAACCGGTATATCCCGCGGCCCGAAGAGGTCGAGCGGTACATCGAGGAGATCCGCCAGTACAACAACATCATGAGCCTCCAGTATGTCCCGAGCGAGCGGGAGCTGCGCCTGATCATCGAGAACTGCCCGGTCTGCATCGACGGCGAACCCACGGAGTCGCAGGAGGTTTCCGGGTACCGGAATCTCGAGCGCGTGGAGACAAACGTCGTCCGGGGCGGCATGGCGCTCGTGATCGCGGAGGGGCTCGCCCTCAAGGCCCCGAAGGTCCAGAAGAACGTCAGGAAGATGAAGATCGAGGGCTGGGCATGGCTCGATGAACTCCTTGCCGGAGCATCCGCGAAGGGCGGCGACGATGACGACGGCCCGGGCGCCGCCATCAAACCGAAGGACAAATACATCCGCGACCTGATCGGCGGCAGGCCCGTCTTCGCATACCCGATGCGGAAGGGGGGGTTCCGGCTGCGGTACGGACGGTCGAGGAACACCGGCTTTGCGGCGGCGGGGTTCAATCCCGCGACCCTTCATATCCTCGGCGATTTCCTTGCGGTCGGTACGCAGATGAAGGTGGAGCGTCCGGGTAAGGCCGCGGGCGTCGTTCCCGTCGATACCATCGAGGGGCCGACGGTGCTCCTGAAAAACGGCGATCTGCTCCGCATCGACGACGCGAAAGAGGCGGTGCGATTGTCGAAGCAGATCGACGAGATCCTCGACGTGGGCGAGATGCTGGTGAGTTTCGGGGAGTTTCTCGAGAACAACCACCCGCTCGTGCCCGCCTCCTATTGTGAGGAGTGGTGGCTTTTGGAGGGGGGAATTAAGCCTCCCGCCGATGAACTGGAGGCAATCGCGATGGCGCTCGGGGGCGGTTACCTGCACCCCCGGTGGACGTACATGTGGGACGACCTCACGCCCGGGCAGATCCTCGAACTTTCCGATCGCGTCGCTGAGCACGGCAGCGTCGCGGGCGGCGTGCTCTCGCTTCCCCTCTCTTCCGGCGCAAAGCCCCTTCTCGAGGAGCTGCTCGTCCCCCATCAGGTGCGCGAAGGTATCGTCCGTATCGGCGAGCCCTACGTGCTCCTCGCCTGCCTCGGCCTTTCGAGCCAGTGCGTGAAGCGGGCGGTCTGGAACGATGCGCCGGACGGTTCCCCGCTTGCGCTCGTCATGCACTGTGCCGGGTTTTCGATGCGTTCGAAGGCGGGAACGCGGATCGGCGGGCGGATGGGCCGTCCCGGCAAGTCCAAGCCGCGGGAGATGCGGCCGCCGCCCCACACCCTCTTCCCCGTCGGCGACGCGGGCGGGTCGCGCCGCTCGCTGCAGGAGGCGGGATCCTCGAAGGCGTACTCGAACCAGGACGGCGGCATCATCGCGGTCGATGTGGGGAGGCGGCGGTGCCCGGCCTGCGGGGCGGTGGCGTTCAAGAACCTCTGCGAATGCGGCAGCCACACGGAACCCGTCTATCTCTGCCCCCGCTGCCACCGGGAGACGACGGAGGAGCGCTGCCCCGCCTGCGACGTGCCCGCCGAATGCATGCAGACGATCAATCTCAATGTCAGGGCGGAGTATGCGGAGGCCCTCGCGGCGCTCGGCATGCGCGAGTCCGACCTGAAGCTCGTGAAAGGCGTCAAGGGAATGATTTCACGGGAGCGTACCGTCGAAGCGCTTGAAAAGGGCCTGCTCCGTGCAAAGCACGAGATCTTCGTCTTCAAGGACGGGACGATCCGGTACGACATGATCGACCTGCCGCTCACCCATATCCGGCCGCACGAGATCGGGGTGTCCGTCGACCGTTTGCGGGAGCTCGGGTATTCCCGTGACATCCACGGCGAGCCGCTTGTGCATGACGATCAGGTGCTGGAGCTCCGCCACCAGGACATCCTCGTCTCCGAAGACTGCGGGAACTTCCTGGTACGGGTGGCGACATTCGTGGACGAGATGCTCGAAAAGATCTACGGTCTCCCCCCCTACTACGGCGTTTCCACCAAGGAAGAGCTGGTCGGCCACCTCCTCATGGGGCTCGCGCCGCACACCAGCGCAGGCGTGCTCGCCCGCCTCATTGGGTTTTCCCGCGCAAACGTGGGGTACGCCCACCCGTTCTTCCACGCGGCGAAGAGGCGGAACTGTTTTGCGGGCGAGACGGAGATCCGCGTCTACGACGGCCATGCGTGGCACGACACGCCGATCCGGGAGTTCGTGCTCGAGAACTTCGATGTCTCCCGGCCCGGTATCGACCGGGCGGGCACCTACTATTCAGACCCCCTGCAGCCCTATTATGTACCCTCACTCGACGCCCACGGCACGGTCCGCCTCCGCCGGGTGACCTCCGTCTCGGTTCACAAGGCGCCCGCTACCCTGATCCGGTTCGGGACGCGGCGGGGCCGGAGCGTCACGGTGACGCCCGAACACACGATGCTGGTGTCGGACCTCGGGTACATCCGCCGCCTGAAAGCGATGGAGCTCGCCGAAGGCGACTGCATACCGCTCTTCGAAGGGGGCGCCATGATCACCGACCGCGTGGCGGAGCGGACCGTGCTTGAATCGGCGGAGGAGTTCGTGTACTGCGTCACGGTCGCCGAAGACCACACGCTGGTCGCAAACGGCATCTTCACGGGCCAGTGCGACGGCGACGAGGACTGCATCATGCTGCTCCTCGACGGCCTGATCAACTTCTCCCGCTCGTACCTTCCCGAGACCCGCGGCGGCTCGATGGACGCTCCGCTCGTGCTCACGAGCCGCATCGACCCGTCCGAGATCGATAAGGAGAGCCACAACGTCGATGCCTGCACCACCTACCCCCTCGAACTCTACACGAAAGCGCTCGAATACGCCCACCCGAGGGATCTCGCAGGGATTATCGACCACGTGGAAAACCGCCTCGGGACGCCCGCCCAGTTCGAGGGCATCGGGTTTACCCACGACACCTCCGACATCTCGGCGGGCCCCCACGAGTCGATGTACACCATCCTCACCACGATGCTCGAGAAGCTCGACGCAGAGCTCGACCTTGCCAAGCGCATCAGGGCGGTGGACGAGGACGACGTGGCCGAACGGGTGTTGAACACGCACTTCATCCGCGACCTCATGGGCAACCTGAATGCGTTTTCCCGGCAGAAGATGCGGTGCACCCGGTGCAATGCCAAGTACCGCCGGATGCCCATCGCCGGCAAATGCACCCGTTGCGGCGGCAACGTGATCCAGACAGTGCACGAGGGCTCGGTGAAGAAGTACCTCGAGATGTCCCGGCGCATCTGCGAGGAGTACGCCGTCTCCGAGTACACCAAGCAGCGGGTGGAAGTCCTCTCCATGGCCATCGAGTCCACCTTCGGCACGCCGTCCGAGCAGCAGCTCGGGCTCGGGGACTTTATGTAA